In Bacillus toyonensis BCT-7112, a single window of DNA contains:
- a CDS encoding glycoside hydrolase, with amino-acid sequence MKKMIAICLLTTMSFSTLVGCDVKGNNAVQESKIKKATYKDFTYDVNPETFTLTVEHDGVKEQASRALPIMKVSNVKKDKDRMSWEYPDQKVKVNLEKKKDHLNIEVESIGAESFTWPKVQAENYTLPLWEGKQIPSNDENWKKFLKDDAYSFAESFSMKFFALNGSKYSIVYIANNIFNNEVKFHSDPKIGFDFIHEFPSINKNKTYGFQLYVTNTDAVSIAKLYKDNIMEKGEFKTLQEKARRNKEIEKLYGAAHFYFWNQNGLSASNVNWPKLREQINSPVFSHIKELIQKNSSEPGELNVFEQVSKQDFIDKYQKNVILRYVNEVLSMKELYKEDIFPKVDQEASELLKKGIDHLSKAELYSLNKHLLKSVLGDSVEDISKWGNADGTDIIKEMKEEGIDKAWIGLPNWEQGFMQPNFVTEAKKMGYLVGPYDSYHSIHEKGDKNWNTASFNDPSLYEEATVTKKNGEKVQGFLGRGRKLNPTLSLPSVKERMNDILQNGPKYNSWFIDCDATGEIYDDYSSKHVTTQEQDLKARLQRMDYIAQEKGMVVGSEGGNDFASSTIAFAHGIETPVIKWDDEDMRKNKTSPYYVGGYYSPNQNVPEKYAKQVPLKEEYKQVYLNPVYSLPLYKLVYNDSVITTHHWEWGSLKVKDEVGSRMLYELLYNVPPLYHLDEVEWNQHKKEITEHLKVWNEVHKKAVKEEMTNFAYLSEDKLVQSTSYGKDIKIIVNFSNEDVEIEKTKLKAKTALIYNNGKKIMYTPLAKQ; translated from the coding sequence GTAAAAAAAGATAAGGATCGTATGTCGTGGGAATATCCAGATCAAAAAGTAAAAGTAAACTTAGAAAAGAAAAAAGACCACTTAAATATTGAAGTAGAATCGATTGGTGCAGAAAGCTTTACATGGCCGAAAGTACAGGCTGAAAATTATACACTTCCGTTATGGGAAGGTAAACAAATTCCAAGTAATGATGAGAATTGGAAGAAGTTTTTAAAGGATGATGCATATTCATTTGCTGAATCATTTTCTATGAAGTTTTTTGCATTAAATGGTTCGAAATATTCCATTGTATATATTGCGAATAATATATTTAATAATGAAGTGAAATTTCATTCGGATCCGAAAATAGGGTTTGATTTTATACATGAATTCCCGAGTATAAATAAAAATAAAACATATGGTTTTCAATTATATGTCACAAATACTGATGCAGTAAGTATTGCTAAGCTGTATAAGGATAACATTATGGAAAAAGGTGAATTTAAAACATTACAAGAAAAGGCAAGAAGAAATAAAGAAATTGAAAAACTTTATGGAGCGGCTCATTTTTATTTTTGGAATCAAAATGGTTTATCAGCAAGTAATGTAAATTGGCCGAAGTTAAGAGAGCAAATAAATAGCCCAGTGTTTAGCCATATAAAAGAGCTTATTCAAAAAAATAGTTCAGAGCCTGGGGAATTAAATGTATTTGAGCAAGTAAGTAAACAAGATTTCATTGATAAGTATCAAAAAAATGTTATTTTGCGTTATGTAAACGAAGTGTTATCAATGAAGGAATTGTATAAAGAGGATATTTTCCCGAAAGTTGATCAGGAGGCTAGTGAGTTATTAAAAAAAGGTATAGATCACTTATCGAAAGCAGAACTGTATAGCTTAAATAAGCATTTATTAAAGTCAGTACTTGGTGATTCAGTTGAAGATATAAGTAAGTGGGGAAACGCAGATGGAACGGATATAATAAAGGAAATGAAAGAAGAAGGGATAGACAAAGCTTGGATTGGTCTACCGAACTGGGAACAAGGATTTATGCAACCTAATTTTGTTACAGAAGCTAAGAAAATGGGATATTTAGTTGGTCCGTATGATTCTTATCATTCCATTCATGAGAAAGGTGATAAAAATTGGAACACAGCGTCCTTTAATGATCCATCGTTATATGAAGAGGCAACTGTAACGAAGAAAAATGGAGAAAAGGTGCAAGGGTTTTTAGGTAGAGGGCGAAAACTAAATCCAACATTATCACTTCCTAGTGTAAAAGAACGAATGAACGATATATTGCAAAATGGTCCTAAATATAATTCATGGTTTATCGATTGTGATGCAACGGGTGAAATTTATGATGACTATTCATCAAAACATGTAACGACACAGGAACAAGATTTAAAAGCAAGATTACAACGAATGGATTATATTGCCCAAGAAAAAGGTATGGTAGTTGGCTCTGAGGGCGGAAATGATTTTGCCAGTAGTACGATTGCATTTGCTCATGGAATTGAAACGCCAGTTATTAAATGGGACGATGAAGATATGCGGAAAAACAAAACAAGCCCGTATTATGTCGGTGGATATTATTCACCAAATCAAAATGTTCCAGAAAAATATGCAAAACAAGTACCATTGAAAGAAGAATATAAACAAGTATATTTAAATCCAGTATATTCGCTTCCTTTATATAAATTAGTATACAACGATTCCGTCATTACAACGCATCACTGGGAATGGGGAAGTTTGAAAGTGAAAGATGAGGTAGGAAGCCGTATGCTATATGAGTTATTGTATAATGTTCCTCCTTTGTACCATTTAGATGAAGTAGAGTGGAATCAGCATAAAAAAGAAATTACAGAGCATCTGAAAGTTTGGAATGAAGTTCATAAAAAGGCAGTAAAAGAAGAAATGACAAACTTTGCATACTTGTCAGAAGATAAGCTAGTACAATCTACTTCATATGGAAAAGATATTAAAATTATTGTGAATTTCTCAAATGAAGATGTGGAAATAGAAAAAACGAAATTAAAAGCAAAGACTGCTTTAATTTATAATAATGGGAAGAAAATCATGTATACGCCGTTGGCGAAACAATAA
- a CDS encoding LCP family protein — MGMSSELEQNTRSNKKRSKRKSIKWFIIIPLFLLVFGGVGYGSLIYNKAKAVVSDAYAQIDKSSKRDKEVEPLKDNISILIMGVDGSEMRKSQYGEAVRTDALLLATINKDDKSVKLVSIPRDSRVYIPSRKKLDKITHAHVFGGVESTRDTVERFLNVPVDYYVKFNFESFVQIVDSLGGIDIDVPVTFTEQDSKDQAGMIHLEKGFQHLNGEQALALARTRKIDSDAMRGQRQQLVIEAIAKKAMSVQSISKMGSLLDAVDKNMKTNLTFDDMLAITKNMAGSDLQMEKMQIEGTDKRIGGIYYYIPNEKNVKDISNKLNQHLGVTPKSVLNEK; from the coding sequence ATGGGTATGAGCTCTGAATTAGAACAAAATACGAGAAGTAATAAGAAGCGTTCTAAAAGAAAGTCAATAAAGTGGTTTATAATAATTCCATTGTTCTTGCTTGTTTTTGGTGGAGTAGGATATGGGTCGTTAATATATAATAAAGCAAAAGCGGTTGTAAGTGATGCATATGCACAAATTGATAAATCATCAAAACGTGATAAAGAAGTGGAACCTTTAAAGGATAATATCTCAATTTTAATTATGGGTGTAGACGGTAGTGAAATGCGGAAAAGTCAATATGGTGAAGCGGTTCGAACGGATGCACTTTTATTAGCAACAATTAATAAAGATGATAAATCTGTTAAATTAGTTAGTATTCCGCGTGATTCACGTGTTTATATTCCATCTAGAAAAAAATTAGATAAAATTACGCATGCACATGTATTTGGTGGTGTTGAAAGTACACGAGATACTGTGGAAAGATTTTTAAATGTTCCAGTTGATTATTATGTGAAGTTTAACTTTGAGTCATTTGTTCAAATTGTAGATTCACTAGGTGGTATTGATATTGATGTACCTGTTACGTTCACAGAGCAAGATAGTAAAGACCAAGCAGGTATGATTCATTTAGAAAAAGGTTTCCAACATTTAAATGGAGAACAGGCACTTGCACTTGCAAGAACACGTAAAATTGATAGTGATGCAATGCGCGGACAGAGACAACAACTTGTAATAGAAGCAATTGCGAAAAAAGCAATGTCTGTTCAATCAATTAGCAAAATGGGCTCTCTACTTGATGCAGTTGATAAAAACATGAAAACAAACTTAACATTTGATGATATGCTTGCTATTACGAAAAACATGGCAGGATCGGATCTACAAATGGAAAAGATGCAAATTGAAGGTACTGATAAACGTATTGGTGGTATTTATTATTACATTCCAAATGAAAAAAATGTGAAAGATATTTCAAATAAACTGAATCAACATCTAGGTGTAACGCCAAAATCAGTTCTAAATGAAAAGTAA